A single region of the Hylaeus volcanicus isolate JK05 chromosome 5, UHH_iyHylVolc1.0_haploid, whole genome shotgun sequence genome encodes:
- the LOC128877025 gene encoding zinc finger protein 2-like isoform X1 has protein sequence MSKIAETTQNSAQPLFIECNGSLSLDQDEVPMQIKDPPTSDEEENRGMMDSVDFDDDIKQSMENDDFHSGEANYRSLSDAKDDSSSCFVNSDSLKTEVSDSSTLDIVKEEPCSEDPVKTVLVPVRDPVTKEIKNTYVPVEVKDESGLNIIKSILIPIKDKDGSVSYEIKKVIVPIKPELSLPKKNNKQSSTKQKSAKVKKVREKKPKQKEGKVIEKKKAKPRADLKNKERKNENKEKEALEEIPATNASIEEVDNILENLRTVCPVCQKTFKNEKQMGKHIFRDHRKPFRCQRCYESYVSQDALQEHLKTHEKDTYVECPFCHQKYKRMSGLRAHQIRVHSSVDPKTVREHNKEIFMAPDPEGHKPHPLWMKTYPCQYCENVYPQKSYLVAHKRIAHGIQKREPKTFHCNVCNKKFASESNLQSHASMHSQSYLCAHCGKSLANKYSLQLHTRKHTGERPYQCKLCSKSFASSVSLRVHRVTHTGERPYECDICRRRFTQRSSMMAHRRKHPGNHPPPPPLILRSRKNKGD, from the coding sequence ATGTCGAAGATCGCAGAAACGACACAGAACTCAGCGCAACCGCTTTTTATAGAATGTAACGGATCTCTTAGTTTGGACCAGGATGAAGTGCCAATGCAGATCAAGGACCCCCCGACCTCCGACGAGGAAGAAAACCGTGGTATGATGGATAGCGTGGACTTTGACGACGACATCAAGCAATCGATGGAAAATGACGATTTTCACTCAGGTGAAGCGAACTATCGTTCATTGTCAGACGCTAAGGATGATTCGTCATCGTGCTTTGTTAATAGTGATTCGTTGAAAACTGAAGTTAGCGATAGCTCCACCTTAGACATAGTTAAAGAAGAACCATGTTCAGAAGATCCAGTGAAGACAGTTTTGGTTCCCGTCAGAGACCCAGTgactaaagaaattaagaacaCATACGTACCAGTTGAAGTGAAGGACGAGAGTGGTTTGAACATTATCAAAAGCATCCTCATACCGATCAAGGACAAGGATGGGTCGGTGTCCTACGAGATCAAGAAAGTTATAGTGCCAATTAAACCGGAGCTCAGCTTGccgaaaaaaaataacaagcAGTCGTCGACCAAACAGAAGTCGGCGAAGGTTAAGAAAGTTCGTGAAAAGAAACCAAAGCAAAAGGAAGGTAAGGTCATCGAGAAGAAGAAAGCAAAACCTCGGGCAGATCTTAAGAATAAAGAGCGAAAGaatgaaaacaaagagaaagaagCTTTGGAAGAAATCCCAGCAACTAATGCATCGATAGAGGAAGTGGATAACATTCTCGAAAACCTCCGTACGGTTTGCCCAGTCTGCCAGAAGACATTCAAAAACGAGAAACAGATGGGCAAGCACATTTTCAGGGACCATAGGAAACCGTTCCGTTGCCAAAGGTGTTACGAAAGCTACGTTTCGCAGGATGCTCTTCAGGAACACCTTAAAACTCACGAAAAGGATACCTACGTCGAGTGTCCATTTTGTCACCAGAAGTACAAACGTATGTCTGGGCTGAGAGCTCATCAGATACGCGTGCACAGTAGCGTGGACCCGAAGACAGTGCGGGAGCATAACAAGGAGATCTTCATGGCTCCAGATCCAGAGGGACACAAGCCTCATCCTCTATGGATGAAGACCTACCCCTGCCAGTACTGTGAGAACGTTTATCCACAGAAATCTTACCTAGTAGCTCACAAGAGGATCGCGCATGGGATACAGAAGAGAGAACCGAAGACGTTCCATTGCAACGTTTGCAACAAAAAGTTCGCCAGTGAGAGCAATCTTCAAAGTCATGCTAGTATGCACTCACAGAGTTATCTCTGCGCTCATTGCGGCAAATCGCTCGCCAATAAGTATTCCCTGCAGCTGCACACGCGAAAGCACACGGGCGAACGTCCTTACCAGTGCAAGCTCTGCTCCAAGTCCTTCGCCTCATCGGTTTCGCTCAGGGTGCACAGGGTCACTCACACGGGAGAAAGGCCGTACGAGTGCGACATTTGTAGACGCAGGTTCACCCAACGCAGCAGCATGATGGCCCATCGTCGCAAACATCCTGGAAATCAcccacctcctcctcctctgaTTCTTCGCAGTCGCAAGAATAAGGGGGATTGA
- the LOC128877025 gene encoding PR domain zinc finger protein 5-like isoform X2 has translation METSAQNPVRPHFVECPGVPVLDQGTSDQFSIQIKTPPVSDDEEDYNKRSDVDSVCDDVSSEKTQDDNDDSDMNDDLYLGGVNYHSLSCSTASKVVNDVPNGVSSDASPQIIKEDFVNTEKTVLVPVRDPETRKIKNMLVPVEVMDETGCNIIKTVLIPVQDEDGTMSYEVKKVTVPLKPESWVTPQMKTEPLTVGTPTRAIEQMTGVKQPKEKKESVVEARKGSDEKPEDKNVTQEPEIVLEPDSPKGEMDLMLEKLRTVCPFCQKSFIDEKEMDRHVFRNHKKPYRCKQCYLVYFRKESFEDHMKTHSVDYLECPFCRMRYKSMSGLRNHQIRVHSTIEAKFVCDHCDKRYRLKSDLAVHIDRAHMDVTHVCRFCGKAVKNIVDHENQHRKANKKVDYQFCCHLCSKKFQVRNSLDNHLLMHKTGFKCKHCKEVFDRPTALKKHKQLIHGPSLVCSICDKKFNNRTSLHTHVVVTHAGIRPFKCDICGDNFTQRHCLKKHRSTHPGPLPPLSDKTSIAAIAKKILQKS, from the coding sequence ATGGAAACATCCGCACAGAACCCAGTCCGACCACATTTTGTGGAATGTCCCGGTGTGCCCGTTCTGGATCAAGGTACAAGTGATCAGTTCTCGATTCAAATTAAAACTCCCCCTGTTTCCGATGACGAGGAGGACTATAATAAGCGTAGCGACGTTGATAGCGTCTGCGATGACGTTAGTAGTGAAAAGACACaggacgacaacgacgacagCGACATGAACGACGATCTGTACCTAGGAGGAGTGAATTACCATTCGTTATCATGTTCGACCGCTAGCAAAGTCGTCAACGACGTACCAAACGGAGTCAGCAGTGATGCTTCTCCGCAAATAATCAAGGAAGATTTCGTGAACACGGAGAAAACGGTGTTGGTGCCGGTCAGAGATccagaaacgagaaaaattaagaacatGCTAGTGCCCGTCGAAGTAATGGACGAGACGGGCTGCAACATAATCAAAACCGTCTTGATACCTGTTCAAGACGAAGACGGTACGATGTCCTACGAGGTGAAGAAGGTCACCGTGCCGCTCAAACCCGAATCGTGGGTAACGCCGCAAATGAAAACCGAACCATTGACGGTCGGTACGCCTACTCGAGCGATCGAGCAGATGACGGGAGTTAAACAAcctaaagaaaagaaagaatcggTGGTGGAGGCTCGAAAGGGGAGCGATGAGAAACCAGAGGACAAGAACGTCACTCAGGAACCAGAGATAGTTCTGGAGCCCGACTCACCCAAAGGGGAGATGGACCTGATGCTGGAGAAACTGCGAACCGTTTGTCCGTTCTGTCAGAAGAGCTTCATAGACGAGAAGGAGATGGACAGACACGTCTTCCGCAATCACAAGAAACCGTACCGCTGCAAACAGTGTTACCTCGTCTATTTTCGCAAAGAATCGTTCGAAGATCACATGAAGACCCACTCCGTGGATTACTTGGAGTGCCCTTTCTGTCGTATGAGGTACAAGAGCATGTCTGGACTGAGGAATCATCAGATACGGGTGCACAGCACCATCGAAGCGAAGTTCGTGTGCGACCACTGCGATAAACGTTACAGATTGAAGAGCGACCTGGCTGTGCACATCGATCGCGCCCATATGGACGTCACACACGTCTGTAGATTCTGTGGTAAAGCTGTCAAGAACATCGTGGACCACGAGAACCAGCATCGAAAGGCTAACAAGAAGGTCGACTATCAGTTCTGTTGCCACCTCTGCTCTAAGAAGTTCCAAGTGCGCAACAGCCTGGACAATCATCTGTTGATGCACAAGACCGGCTTCAAGTGTAAACATTGCAAGGAGGTCTTCGACCGTCCAACAGCTCTGAAGAAGCACAAGCAATTGATTCATGGGCCGAGCCTGGTGTGCTCgatttgcgataaaaagttcAACAACAGAACCAGCTTGCACACCCACGTGGTGGTCACCCACGCTGGCATCAGGCCCTTCAAGTGCGATATTTGCGGGGATAATTTTACTCAGAGGCACTGCCTCAAAAAGCATCGAAGCACGCACCCGGGACCTCTGCCACCTTTGAGCGACAAGACCTCCATTGCGGCCATAGcgaagaaaattttgcaaaaatctTAG
- the LOC128877036 gene encoding zinc finger protein 557-like: MTILSMEPRKWTIEDNPVQPLFIECNGAPILDQDEVLKDLKEPPVSDEDECGMQIDTESSLDTEEVAQEDGENNVKYACQCCDSVYPKKSYLVAHKRIAHGIQNKGPEMLECNVSNKNFVNEKSLRTSVHTDLCKESFLCSHCGKGFNNKYCLQLHIRMHALMHTGE, encoded by the exons ATGACTATTTTATCTATGGAGCCCAG GAAGTGGACGATCGAAGATAATCCAGTGCAACCACTTTTTATAGAATGTAACGGAGCTCCAATTTTGGACCAGGACGAAGTACTCAAAGATCTTAAGGAGCCACCAGTTTCCGATGAAGATGAATGCGGTATGCAGATCGACACCGAAAGTAGTCTGGATACTGAAGAAGTAGCTCAAGAGGATGGTGAAAACAACGTCAAGTACGCCTGCCAGTGCTGCGACAGTGTTTATCCAAAGAAGTCTTATCTGGTGGCCCACAAACGCATCGCACATGGGATACAAAACAAAGGCCCCGAAATGTTGGAGTGCAATGTTTCCAACAAGAATTTCGTCAATGAAAAAAGCCTTCGCACCAGTGTACACACCGATCTCTGCAAAGAGAGCTTCCTCTGCTCTCATTGTGGTAAAGGATTCAATAACAAGTACTGCCTACAGCTGCACATTCGTATGCACGCTCTTATGCACACTGGTGAATGA
- the LOC128877035 gene encoding zinc finger protein 417-like, giving the protein MRKKHRNRYYCVKCYRGFISKDDLEEHMKHHENITLYHCHLCPMKYRYLYSIKAHHVRVHSTVEPKSIHNKACPSRIRSYECQVCDKVYSMSTYLKAHKRIAHGIGKNIYVCKICHRKYLLKDNFRNHLCRPINARVTCPQCNKSCANKTCLEIHMQAHTGERPNKCNICSKMYTTLDSLRVHKLAHKRVKPYECDLCGKTFARRSTLMDHRRRHPGNHPKVPRVSLECFSDED; this is encoded by the coding sequence ATGCGTAAGAAACATAGAAACCGCTACTATTGCGTCAAATGTTACCGCGGGTTCATCTCCAAGGATGACCTCGAGGAACACATGAAACATCACGAGAACATTACCTTATATCATTGCCATCTATGTCCTATGAAGTACAGATACCTGTATTCGATAAAAGCTCATCATGTGCGAGTCCATAGCACCGTAGAACCGAAATCCATACATAACAAGGCTTGTCCGTCGAGAATTAGAAGCTACGAGTGCCAAGTCTGTGACAAAGTTTACAGTATGTCGACTTATCTGAAGGCTCACAAACGTATCGCTCATGGAATAggcaaaaatatatacgtgtGCAAAATCTGTCATAGGAAATACTTACTCAAAGATAACTTTCGTAACCACCTCTGCCGTCCGATAAACGCGCGCGTTACCTGTCCTCAATGCAACAAGTCATGCGCCAACAAAACCTGCCTGGAGATCCACATGCAAGCGCACACGGGCGAACGACCTAACAAGTGCAACATCTGCTCCAAAATGTACACTACGCTAGATTCACTCAGAGTTCACAAGCTTGCCCACAAACGGGTGAAACCATACGAGTGCGACCTATGCGGAAAGACATTCGCCCGTCGGAGCACCTTGATGGACCATCGACGAAGACATCCTGGAAACCATCCAAAAGTGCCACGCGTTTCTCTCGAATGTTTCAGCGACGAGGATTAG